One Dictyostelium discoideum AX4 chromosome 3 chromosome, whole genome shotgun sequence genomic region harbors:
- the mcfU gene encoding mitochondrial substrate carrier family protein, translating into MNQKKQIKSDNLQQQQQQQQQQQQQQQQQQQQQQQQQQQKQHIKYLNSNFKDVEKNKILVHLIAGSGSKLVESLVMFPLDTIKTRLQFQGDFSRGSIKNRYSGIVNAFKTTIRSEGILSLYRGYIPHTLYVLPASAISFVCYEAIVQEAKKSKKFKNMMFDTSGIKAVKETGEDLRNGGSTSTSSGRFGVLLPIFVMTIARITGSVLRTPFDVVKMRQQVSGSLVNEHVKKTNSTAFNSALKIIKTDGIIGLFKYSYVSLLRDLPFTAIYFSTYEFSRNYQKHLINRGLKSGEKKKKLSSINNLISGSLAGAFGTTLTIPIDVIKTNLQTQDLLPKEKRVFNGVISAFKYIIKNEGFKGLTKGLSTRLIHIVPSAGLSFCAYEYIKKLLL; encoded by the exons atgaatcaaaagaaacaaataaaatcagATAatctacaacaacaacaacaacaacaacaacaacaacaacaacaacaacaacaacaacaacaacaacaacaacaacaacaacaacaaaaacaacatataaaatatttaaattcaaattttaaagatgttgaaaagaataaaatattagTTCATTTAATTGCAGGAAGTGGTAGTAAATTAGTGGAATCATTGGTAATGTTTCCATTGGATACAATAAAGACAAGACTACAATTTCAAGGTGATTTCAGTCGAGGATCAATAAAGAATCGATATAGTGGTATTGTTAATGCATTTAAAACTACAATTAGATCAGAGGGTATCTTATCATTGTATCGTGGCTATATACCACATACACTCTATGTATTACCAGCAAGTGCAATATCATTCGTTTGTTATGAAGCCATAGTTCAAGAAGcaaagaaatcaaagaaatttaaaaacatgATGTTTGATACAAGTGGTATAAAAGCGGTGAAAGAGACAGGTGAAGACCTTAGAAATGGTGGTAGTACTAGTACTAGTAGTGGTAGATTTGGtgtattattaccaatatttGTTATGACAATTGCAAGAATAACGGGTAGTGTATTAAGAACACCATTTGATGTCGTTAAAATGAGACAACAAGTATCAGGTTCATTGGTGAATGAACATGTcaaaaaaaccaattcaaCAGCATTCAATAGtgctttaaaaattattaaaaccgATGGTATTATcggtttatttaaatattcatatGTCTCATTACTAAGGGATTTACCATTCACCGCAATCTATTTCTCAACTTATGAATTCTCaagaaattatcaaaaacatCTCATCAATAGAGGTTTAAAAAGtggtgaaaaaaagaaaaaactgTCAtccattaataatttaatatctgGTAGTTTGGCTGGTGCGTTTGGTACAACTCTAACAATACCAATCGATGTTATAAAAACTAATCTTCAAACTCAAGATTTATtaccaaaagaaaaaagagtTTTTAATGGTGTTATTTCTgcttttaaatatattattaaaaatgaaggTTTCAAAGGTTTAACaaa aggttTATCAACACGTCTTATTCATATTGTTCCCTCTGCTGGCTTATCGTTTTGTGCTTAcgaatatataaaaaaactattattataa
- the polA2 gene encoding DNA polymerase alpha subunit B — protein sequence MDSSLFSLKNSFGGFNDEELLRVQKIIEDLELTESIVSKEWVTFALQKKIAEDYSKHLDPFKVFLKKNIKKLKVQKTTEQIKEVAEEDPKMFENVEIEDIIFDTDSLVDESEIPKIKDEPSSSVDVSTARNKNNHNNNNNNNPSLPNKSMFKPTKQEMTNDNIKKVVIADDIGDFDFTTANQPIKQSNPTQLLNYKERKNIGGISYSMNNNEELKTDLSLREKKSCDLKGAGEEFYPIKYHRDTLEQRTKILKESVQSNNYTFPVSLDCQDDESIVRSVGRVWMYDQETILSKRFYLLGNERDSSSSGGSSGSASIFSLENNIPDYSMFSGQVVMAESKKIAGSHFYYTNKLYTPNPLPFFSQRKECGDINVMIASGPFDLQKSTPDYTPLDDLCNVVSNKKPHILFLMGPFIDESNVHIKKYSETFSELFNNLMKKLNDNIPSTTKVLIVPSLNDVDHEYIFPQPPYVPSVNLNSNILFVPNPFTLIINESFTIGITSSDIYNNLVSKAHFKNKHTPEDIFNMIINQNNYYPMHPAQAPISMRYLQHLNFPGFTPDILVVPKNSPIAAISNDVLCLGVPPIVGNKSTFGSYAELTVTKSKQSLAFDNNIPVSKRTIVNFKNI from the exons atggacTCAagtttattttctttaaagaaTAGTTTTGGTGGTTTTAACgatgaagaattattaagag tccaaaaaattattgaagaTTTAGAATTAACAGAATCAATTGTATCTAAAGAATGGGTCACTTTTGCCCTTCAAAAAAAGATAGCTGAAGATTATTCAAAACATTTAGATCCttttaaagtatttttaaaaaagaatataaaaaaattaaaagtacaAAAAACAACAGAACAAATTAAAGa ggTAGCAGAAGAAGATCCTAAAATGTTTGAAAATGTAGAGATTGAAGATATTATATTTGATACAGATAGTTTAGTAGATGAAAGTGAAATTCCGAAAATAAAAGATGAACCAAGTTCATCAGTTGATGTTTCAACTgcaagaaataaaaataatcataataataataataataataacccaagtttaccaaataaatcaatGTTTAAACCAACTAAACAAGAAATgacaaatgataatattaaaaaagtagTGATAGCAGATGATATtggtgattttgattttacaaCAGCAAACCAACCAATTAAACAATCAAATCCAACTCAATTATTAAACTATAAAGAGAGAAAGAATATTGGTGGTATAAGTTAttcaatgaataataatgaagaactTAAAACAGATTTATCATTGAGAGAGAAGAAATCATGTGATTTAAAAGGTGCTGGTGAGGAATTTTATCCAATTAAATATCATAGGGATACATTGGAACAAAGAACAAAGATCCTAAAAGAATCTGTACAATCCAATAACTATACATTCCCTGTTTCATTAGATTGTCAAGATGATGAATCAATCGTTAGATCAGTTGGTAGAGTTTGGATGTACGATCAAGAGACAATCCTTTCAAAGAGATTCTATCTATTAGGTAATGAAAGGGATAGCAGTAgcagtggtggtagtagtggttcAGCTTCAATCTTTTCATTAGAGAATAATATTCCAGACTATTCAATGTTCTCTGGTCAAGTGGTTATGGCAGAGTCAAAGAAAATCGCAGGTTCTCATTTCTATTACACAAATAAACTCTACACTCCAAATCCATTACCTTTCTTTTCACAAAGAAAAGAATGTGGTGATATCAATGTTATGATTGCATCAGGTCCTTTTGATTTACAAAAATCAACACCAGATTATACACCATTGGATGATCTATGTAACGttgtttcaaataaaaaacctCATATCTTATTTTTAATGGGTCCTTTCATCGATGAATCAAATGTACACATTAAGAAATACTCTGAAACTTTTAGCGAACTTTTCAATAACcttatgaaaaaattaaatgataatatacCTTCAACTacaaaagttttaattgtaCCATCTCTAAATGATGTTGATCATGAATATATTTTCCCTCAACCACCTTATGTTCCTtctgtaaatttaaattct aataTTCTATTTGTACCAAATCCATTcactttaataattaatgaatcTTTTACAATTGGTATTACTTCTTCtgatatttataataatttagtatCAAAAGcacattttaaaaa taaACATACGCCAGaagatattttcaatatgataataaatcaaaataattattatccaATGCATCCAGCTCAAGCACCAATTTCTATGAGATATTTacaacatttaaattttccaGGTTTTACACCAGATATTTTAGTAGTTCCAAAAAATTCACCAATCGCTGCCATATCAAATGATGTCCTCTGTTTGGGTGTTCCACCTATTGTTGGTAATAAATCAACATTCGGTAGTTATGCAGAACTCACAGTCACCAAATCAAAACAATCCCTTgcttttgataataatatacctGTATCAAAAAGAacaattgttaattttaaaaatatttaa
- a CDS encoding hypothetical protein (P54661 Small aggregate formation protein): protein MSKEIEFKLELLKLEKEHQEKLEKEGYKQITKGKGYIVLSKEEKPLKSVSSFNNLKNVFELDQAQTANTNFAIDRNIKMKVPPDPLVFIRMPLSKLVWTSLSISAGSSFFLLPCSVTPCAAFMRYIKSYPIVGTVEETMEKKKGFTSRFSASTEIKASVSTGFFGCEASLEVTTGFEYEETVTSETTETWKQTLTEGSYIVYQNVIVYAYSMPLTPDQVNTINYHNPGMNLRYVPQINSAVMFVPINRDDPFTLRYQDATWDPVEYDSLINYLAANPSKWRSDS, encoded by the coding sequence atgtctaaagaaattgaatttaaattggaGTTATTAAAACTTGAAAAAGAACATCAAGAAAAGTTAGAGAAAGAAGGGTATAAACAAATTACTAAAGGAAAAGGTTATATTGTTTTAAGTAAAGAAGAAAAGCCTTTAAAATCGGTTTCTTCCTTTAATAATCTAAAAAACGTATTTGAGTTGGACCAAGCTCAAACTGCTAATACCAATTTTGCCATTGATcgtaatattaaaatgaaaGTTCCACCAGATCCATTGGTTTTTATTAGAATGCCTCTATCAAAATTGGTTTGGACCTCGTTGAGTATCTCTGCAGGTAGTTCATTTTTCCTTTTACCCTGCAGTGTTACTCCTTGTGCCGCATTTATGAGATACATTAAATCATATCCAATTGTTGGTACCGTAGAAGAAACTatggaaaagaaaaaaggcTTTACTTCAAGATTTAGTGCCAGTACTGAAATTAAGGCAAGTGTATCAACAGGGTTCTTTGGTTGTGAAGCATCACTCGAAGTGACCACTGGTTTCGAATATGAAGAAACTGTTACATCAGAGACAACTGAAACATGGAAACAAACACTCACTGAGGGAAGCTATATTGTTTATCAAAATGTTATTGTTTATGCTTATTCAATGCCATTAACACCAGATCAAGTTAATACTATAAATTACCATAACCCAGGTATGAATTTGAGATATGTCCCACAAATAAATTCTGCCGTTATGTTTGTACCAATCAATCGTGATGATCCATTCACTCTTCGTTATCAAGATGCCACATGGGATCCAGTGGAGTatgattcattaattaacTATTTGGCTGCAAATCCAAGTAAATGGAGATCTGATTCATAA
- the rpb4 gene encoding DNA-directed RNA polymerase II subunit 4, producing MTDPLIKRSGIQEEEDLTTLKFPRDLKDAKFLLNSEVAILLEHRKGISESEGTEFPQNTLLIHLYYNSINDIIRTFHKTLAYAEKFSRYKNKTSIKQVRTALSKQNLEEFEIASLANLCPEISDEAKSLIPSLKKMEDDELQAILDELSNLRKFN from the exons atgacagatccattaataaaaagatCAGGAAttcaagaagaagaagatttaACAACATTAAAATTCCCAAGAG aTTTAAAAGATGCAAAATTCTTATTAAATTCAGAAGTTGCAATTTTATTAGAACATAGAAAAGGAATTTCTGAATCAGAAGGTACAGAGTTTCCACA aaatacacTATTAATACATTTGtattataattcaattaatgatatCATTAGAACATTTCATAAAACATTAGCATATGCAGAGAAATTTAGTAGATATAAGAATAAAACATCAATTAAACAGGTTAGAACAGCattatcaaaacaaaatttagAAGAATTTGAGATTGCAAGTTTAGCAAATCTTTGTCCTGAAATTTCTGATGAAGCTAAAAGTTTAATTccaagtttaaaaaaaatggaagatGATGAACTTCAAGCAATTTTAGATGAATTATCAAATCTTAGAaagttcaattaa
- the ddx18 gene encoding DEAD/DEAH box helicase, whose translation MVSTKVKPTTTTTPTTTVNKTTQPTTTTTASKKVKQTKQSKAQAKEIQELASTPSVKQIQSQKVLVPKLEETKPITPPDQEEEDQEEEEQEQEEEENENNDNNTGNVSEKELGISKESIEFSNLPIEENTKKSIEEMGFKKMTPIQAKSILPLLEGKDLLGAARTGSGKTLAFLIPAIEVLVKSNFKPRNGTGVIIISPTRELALQIYGVARELMKYHTQTHGIVIGGASKKPEEERLEKGVNLLVATPGRLLDHLQNTKGFITKNLKCLIIDEADRILEVGFEEEMHQIIKKVPKTRQTMLFSATQTRKVDDIAKVSLNNSPVYVGVDDEREISTVEGLEQGYVVCPSERRFLLLYTFLKKNLSKKIIVFLSSCNAVKYTAELLNYIDIPVLELHGRQKQQKRTNTFYEFVNAEKGILICTDVAARGLDIPSVDWIIQYDPPDDPKEYIHRVGRTARGVGKKGRALLFLLPKELGFLKYLKLAKVPLNEYEFPKSKIANVQDQLEKVVSQNFYLYNSARDAYKAYICAYASHSLKDIFDVNALDLQCVAKAFGFLDPPKVNLNVNSSGKADFQKKSNNKSGFAQKQYGSKFPPKDGRQFDR comes from the exons atggttTCCACAAAAGTAAAACCAACTACCactacaacaccaacaactactgtaaataaaacaacacaaccaaccactaccaccactgcatcaaaaaaagttaaacaaACTAAACAATCAAAAGCACAAGCTAAAGAAATTCAAGAATTAGCATCAACTCCATCAgtaaaacaaattcaatctCAAAAAGTATTAGTACCAAAATTAGAAGAAACTAAACCAATTACACCACCAGatcaagaagaagaagatcaagaggaagaagaacaagaacaagaagaagaagaaaatgaaaataatgataataatacagGAAATGTTTCAGAAAAAG aattaggaatttcaaaagaatcaattgaattttcaaatttaccaattgaagaaaatacaaagaaatcaattgaagaGATGGGATTTAAAAAGATGACACCAATTCAAGCAAAATCtattttaccattattagaGGGTAAAGATTTATTGGGTGCAGCACGTACTGGTAGTGGAAAGACATTAGCATTTTTAATACCAGCAATTGAAGTATTGGTAAAGAGTAATTTTAAACCAAGAAATGGTACAGGTGTTATTATCATTTCACCAACTCGTGAATTAGCATTACAAATCTACGGTGTCGCTAGAGAACTCATGAAATATCATACACAAACTCATGGTATCGTAATTGGTGGTGCATCAAAGAAACCAGAGGAAGAGAGATTAGAGAAAGGTGTAAATCTTTTAGTTGCAACACCAGGTCGTTTATTAGATCATTTACAAAATACCAAAGGTTTCATTACaaagaatttgaaatgtTTAATCATTGATGAAGCCGACCGTATCCTTGAAGTTGGTTTCGAAGAAGAGATGcatcaaattattaaaaaagtacCAAAAACACGTCAAACAATGTTATTCTCTGCAACTCAAACTAGAAAAGTAGATGATATCGCTAaagtttctttaaataattctcCAGTTtatgttggtgttgatgatgaacGTGAAATTAGTACTGTAGAAGGTTTGGAGCAAGGTTATGTAGTTTGTCCAAGTGAACGTCGTTTCCTCTTACTTTACACCTTTTTAAAGAAGAATCTTTCAAAGAAGATCATTGTTTTCCTTAGTTCTTGTAATGCCGTTAAATATACCGCTGAATTGCTAAACTATATCGATATACCTGTATTGGAATTACATGGTcgtcaaaaacaacaaaaacgtACCAACACCTTTTACGAATTTGTCAATGCTGAAAAAGGTATACTCATTTGTACTGATGTGGCCGCTAGAGGTTTGGATATTCCTTCAGTAGATTGGATCATTCAATATGATCCTCCCGATGATCCAAAAGAGTACATTCACAGGGTTGGTCGTACCGCTAGAGGTGTCGGTAAGAAAGGTCGTGCTCTCTTATTCCTCTTACCAAAGGAATTGGGTTTccttaaatatttaaaactcGCTAAAGTACCTCTAAACGAATACGAATTCCCAAAGAGTAAAATTGCAAATGTTCAAGATCAATTGGAAAAAGTGGTCTCCCAAAATTTTTATCTCTACAATAGTGCTCGTGATGCTTACAAAGCTTACATTTGTGCTTACGCTTCTCATTCCCTCAAAGATATTTTCGATGTCAATGCTTTAGACTTACAATGTGTAGCTAAAGCTTTTGGTTTCCTTGATCCTCCAAAAGTTAATCTCAATGTAAATTCAAGTGGTAAAGCTGATTTccaaaagaaatcaaataataaatctggTTTCGCTCAAAAACAATATGGTAGTAAATTTCCTCCAAAAGATGGTAGACAATTTGATcgttaa
- the haao gene encoding 3-hydroxyanthranilate 3,4-dioxygenase: protein MLPPININKWIEENKSLLQPPVGAKLLYTDIDSTFVVMIVGGPNQRTDYHVNETDEFFYQFKGDMILKIVDKDGSFRDINIREGETFILPGNTPHSPQRYRDTIGLVIEKKRSSENIDKLLWFCDNKDCRKLLFSRSFHVDDLDLGKQLTPIINEFYGNEENRTCKHCNHISQKPTVNDYIQ, encoded by the exons atgttacctccaattaatattaataaa tggATTGAAGagaataaatcattattacaaCCACCAGTTGGtgcaaaattattatatacaGATATCGATTCAACATTTGTTGTTATGATTGTTGGTGGACCAAATCAAAGAACTGATTATCATGTCAATGAAACTGATGAATTCTTTTATCAATTTAAAGGTGATATGATACTAAAGATTGTTGATAAAGATGGTTCATTTAGGGATATCAACATTAGAGAAGGTGAAACATTCATTCTACCAGGTAATACACCACATTCACCACAAAGATATAGGGATACAATTGGTTTAGTCATTGAAAAGAAGAGATCTTcagaaaatattgataaactTTTATGGTTTTGTGATAATAAAGATTgtagaaaattattattctctCGTAGTTTTCATGTCGATGATTTGGATTTGGGTAAACAATTAACACCCATCATTAATGAATTCTATGGTAATGAAGAAAATAGAACCTGTAAACATTGTAATCATATTAGTCAAAAACCAACTGTTAATGATTATAtccaataa
- a CDS encoding hypothetical protein (Similar to Dictyostelium discoideum (Slime mold). TRFA) — translation MNQSFNNNNNNNNNNNNNNNNNNNNNNNNNNRNNYNNNNNFNNSNNNYFNNDNDNDNSLNNNYNILNNNNNNNNNNNNNNNNNNNNNNNNNINNNNNNNNNNNNNNNNNNNNNNNNFPNYFSYGDEEEGEHCICLNRCSDNEAYVKLLREKRRGLNPKFKNVVIPVKGERVSIENYRDGELHFVDRTAGQKKSKLRKGPNSKSWKQNGSETKILDSLNKTTIGIKRTLTLQDKEKNKKLWEFSLFENGEENQELLFRHFLTDLPGKQKREQIPDLNGDKVFISTFFPDGVKPVFDYPQQTPLSPNINSNNNNNNINNNNNNNNNNNNNNNNNNNNNGNSNNNNSNNNNSSYNNNNYNNNNNNNNNNNNNNNNNNNSGYNSQFYNSNSTTPRNQTPPPSNYQTSFNQYNNNNNSNSNSNNNHFPNFSSNNSPSGSLSNQMNHLNFRYSGNGSNNSSCSNSPSNNGSFSQSPINSPHYNSHQQNQQNHHNNHGNHNNQNHNQQGYYFDAYPINNSNNNNNNNNSNYNNNSHYNNNNNSHYNNSNNNSNNGNNSHSNNSSYLQQSNNQYKNYNNNNSNNNNNNNNNNNYGFTYQYSKGSGGHSPPHNYSPQQRSTQPISVPFSQQQQQQSYNSQNNLHGNGELSSPDRSIIYNNNNPNNNNNNNNNNNFRSNFNNSPNQQIYNQLPQPNSPNSGFNTNNNNNNNNNNNNNNNNNVNNNNNVNNQSPVDNKIRSLPPIPNLVAQKRKSTEDLFHSTIPNINSLGNPLANTLNALPIGNDDNNNNNNDSEKGRKKRRDSDSP, via the exons atgaatcaaagttttaataataataataataataataataataataataataataataataataataataataataataataataataataatagaaataattataataataataataattttaataatagtaataataactattttaataatgataatgataatgataattcattaaataataattataatattctaaataataataataataataataataataataataataataataataataataataataataataataataataatattaataataataataataataataataataataataataataataataataataataataataataataataattttccaaattatttttcatatggagatgaagaagaaggtGAACATTGTATTTGTTTAAATAGATGTTCCGATAATGAAGCAtatgttaaattattaagaGAAAAAAGAAGAGGATTAAATCCaaagtttaaaaatgttGTTATTCCTGTTAAAGGGGAAAGagtatcaattgaaaattatagag ATGGTGAATTACATTTCGTTGATCGAACAGCAGGACAAAAAAAGAGTAAGCTTAGAAAAGGACCAAATTCAAAGTCTTGGAAACAAAATGGTAGTGAAACTAAAATTTTGgatagtttaaataaaaccaCAATTGGAATTAAAAGAACTTTAACTCTTcaagataaagaaaagaataaaaagcTTTGGGAATTtagtttatttgaaaatggtgaagagaatcaagaattattatttagacaTTTTTTAACTGACCTTCCTGGTAAACAAAAAAGAGAGCAAATTCCAgatttaaatggtgataaagtttttatttctaCTTTCTTCCCTGACGGTGTGAAACCAGTTTTTGACTACCCACAACAAACTCCACTATCtccaaatattaattcaaataataataataataatattaacaataataataataataataataataataataataataataataacaataataataacaatggcaatagtaacaataataatagtaataataataatagtagttataataataataattacaacaacaacaacaacaacaataataataataataataataataataataataataatagtggttaTAATTCTCAATtctataatagtaatagcaCAACACCTAGAAATCAAACCCCACCACCTTCTAATTACCAAACTTCTTTTAATCaatataataacaataataatagtaatagtaatagtaataataatcatttccCGAATTTTTCGAGTAATAATAGTCCAAGTGGTAGTTTATCTAATCAAATGAATCATTTAAACTTTAGATATAGTGGAAATGGTtctaataatagtagttGCTCCAATAGTCCAAGTAATAATGGTAGCTTTAGCCAATCTCCAATTAATTCACCACATTACAATAGtcatcaacaaaatcaacaaaaccaCCATAACAACCATGGCAACcataataatcaaaaccaTAATCAACAAGGATACTATTTCGATGCCTatccaattaataatagtaataataataataataataataatagtaattacaataataatagtcattataataataataataacagtcattataataatagtaataataatagtaataatggcAACAATAGccatagtaataatagtagctATTTACAACAATCAAACAaccaatataaaaattataataacaataatagcaacaacaacaataataataataataataataattatggtTTCACATATCAATACTCGAAAGGAAGTGGGGGACATAGTCCACCGCATAACTATAGCCCCCAACAACGCTCAACCCAACCAATCTCTGTTCCTTTTagccaacaacaacaacaacaatcatatAACtctcaaaataatttacacGGTAATGGAGAACTATCTTCTCCAGATAGAtctattatatataataataataaccctaataacaataataataataataataataataattttagatcaaattttaataattctccAAATCAACAAATTTACAATCAATTACCGCAACCAAATTCGCCAAATAGTGGCTTTAATactaacaacaacaacaacaacaacaacaacaacaacaacaacaacaacaacaatgtaaataataacaacaatgtaaataatcaatcacctgtagataataaaattagatcACTTCCACCAATTCCAAATTTGGTGgcacaaaaaagaaaaagtacAGAAGATTTATTTCACTCTACCATTCCAAACATTAATAGTCTTGGTAACCCATTAGCAAATACTTTAAATGCTTTACCAATTGgcaatgatgataataataacaataataacgaCAGTGAAAAAGGTAGAAAAAAGAGAAGGGATTCTGATTCTCCCTAA
- a CDS encoding mitotic spindle assembly checkpoint protein MAD2B — MLDEHFCDCIGEFLETSFHCILYIRGVYPSCLFSKSIKYDIPVPISRSDLLTRYISNSIDSLKPHFLKDTIEKISLTILNKYDKPIEKFIFEISSLNNTTNNKNKNNNNNNNNSDDDETFNYYINIQKQNYTSNNNNNNNNNINNNNNKPNLLQLEASFKAYIIKILMTTDSFYSEQNFYKTQQSSSSSSSLKTSGGGDGNGFISNSDGVIHFNEIDNETYQQIKSNQKNKKEDNDDNNNGDKDLKFTIHVHTKPTTSNIGLNTNLSNVILNINPLESPRRTNTTINQITPVWISTTEKDSEIENSYIIPLNSNITDGKTTIRTFTEQSITK; from the exons ATGCTAGATGAACATTTTTGTGATTGTATTGGTGAATTTTTAGAAACATCATTCCATTGCATTCTATATATTAGAGGTGTTTACCCATCTT GTTTATTTagtaaatcaataaaatatgATATACCAGTACCAATCTCAAGATCAGATTTATTAACAAGATAtatatcaaattcaattgatagtTTAAAGCCAcactttttaaaagataCCATTGAGAAAATATcattaacaattttaaataaatatgataaaccaattgaaaaattcatttttgaaatttcatctttaaataatactactaataataaaaataaaaataataataataataataataatagtgatgatgatgaaacttttaattattatataaatattcaaaaacaaaattatacatcaaataataataataataataataataatattaataataacaataataaaccaaatttattacaattagaAGCAAGTTTTAAAGCTTATattataaagatattaatgACAACTGATTCTTTTTATAGTgaacaaaatttttataaaactcaacaatcttcatcttcatcttcatctttaaaaactagtggtggtggtgacgGTAATGGATTTATTAGTAATAGTGATGGAGTAATtcattttaatgaaatagaTAATGAAACatatcaacaaataaaatcaaatcaaaaaaataaaaaagaagataatgatgataataataatggtgacaaagatttaaaatttacaattCATGTTCACACAAAACCAACAACTAGTAATATTGGTTTAAATactaatttatcaaatgttATACTTAATATAAATCCACTTGAATCACCAAGAagaacaaatacaacaattaATCAAATTACACCAGTTTGGATATCAACAACTGAAAAAGATtctgaaattgaaaattcataCATAATaccattaaattcaaatataacTGATGGAAAAACTACTATTAGAACTTTTACTGAACAATcaataacaaaataa